The following proteins are co-located in the Eublepharis macularius isolate TG4126 chromosome 5, MPM_Emac_v1.0, whole genome shotgun sequence genome:
- the LOC129331025 gene encoding kappaPI-actitoxin-Avd3a-like, whose translation MKATILPLLLIGLLAIWAGMPDATEAKDICRLPAEAGPCLALFPRWFYNWKAKECQKFNYGGCGGNANNFKTLEECQRVCGGRG comes from the exons ATGAAGGCCAcgatcctccctctcctcctcataGGTCTTCTTGCCATCTGGGCAGGGATGCCAGATGCAACAGAAGCGAAAG ACATCTGCCGACTCCCTGCCGAAGCGGGTCCCTGCCTTGCCCTTTTTCCCCGCTGGTTCTACAACTGGAAGGCCAAGGAATGTCAAAAATTCAACTATGGAGGCTGCGGAGGGAATGCAAACAACTTCAAGACTCTAGAAGAATGTCAACGTGTGTGTGGCG